The DNA window CGCCCCGGTGCCGCGCTGGGCAAGCGTCTCCTCGGAAAAGATCGAATCGCCGCCGAACGCGCCTTCGCCGCCGCCGGACACGCGGTTCACCGGAATTGTCGGATTGAAGTAATCCGCGATCCCCTTGCGTTGCTTTTCTGTCGTCGCGTTCAGCAGCCACATCAGCAGAAAGAAGGCCATCATGGCCGTCACGAAGTCAGCGTACGCGACCTTCCAGGCACCGCCATGGTGCCCATCGCCTCCGACAACCTTCTTCCGTTTGATGATGACTGGCGCGTTGGTTCCAACGGCCATAGCACCACCTCTTTTCACCCGCCCCCAGCTTTAGAACGCGGACATGAACAGCGACTTAATCCAAAAAAGTGGCATAAATCAGGTGAGACTCTGCGCGCGCTTGTCCGCGACCCCATGGTCTGACGCAGTCAGGGCCAGGGCGCGTTCCGCTCGGCCGTGACCCGCTTCATGACCGCCAACACCGCCGGATCGCCCGGCGCGGTGCGGGCGCTGATCCGGCCCGAGCTGTGGGACTTCCTGGACGGCACGCTGATCGAGGGCACCGCCATCTCGGAATTGGAGCGCCTGGTGAAGAATATCCCGGCCGGGAACATCGCCATGGCCCATAACTGTTGATTTCCACCCAGAACGGCCCCACCCTGGATTATGCTGAGCGGGTCATGTTTGGGTCAAGACATGGCTTCCCTCCCTCTTTTTCCGCGTTGCTGCAGACGCGCTGTCCTTGAAGCGGAGCTGTCGTTTCCGGTCTCGAGGATGTCACAGCGATGGGTCAGCCGGTCGAGGCGCGCGGTGGTCATTTTGGCGTCACCGAACTCAGTGGCCCACTCGCTGAAGCTGAGGTTCGTGGTGACGATTACGCTGGTGCGCTCCTAGAGCCTGCTCAACAGATGGAAGAGCAAGGCGCCCCCTGAAGCGCTGAACGGCAGGTATCCGAGCTCGTCCAGGATCACCAGGTCGAGGCGGGTGAGGGTCTCCGCGATGTGTCCGGCTTTTCCCCTGGCCTTCTCCTGCTTGAGAGCGTTGACGAGTTCGATGGCCGCGAAGAAGCGCACCTTCCGGCGGTGAAGCTCGATGGCATGAATGCCGGGCGCGGTTGCAACGTGGGTCTTCCCGGTCCCGGGGTCGCCGATGAATACAACGTTCTGCGCCCGTTCCATGAACTCGCCGCGATGCAACAGGCGCACCGTCGCCTCGTTCATCTCGCTGGACGAGAAGTCGAAGTTGGGCAGATCCTTGTAGGTCGGGAAGCGTGTCACCTTCATGTGATAGGTGACCTGCCCCCTGCCGGTCCCTCACCGCAATCTAGCGTCTGCACCAACTCTGAAGAAGCAGACGAATGCGAAAGTGTCAATCGGCAGGCAATCTTGACCCCCTATCGGCATCTAAAAATGACCCCCTTGTAGTGCTCCGGTAGCTGGCCCGATGCGGTATAGCCCTCACACAGCGCAGCCGTATCGGGCCAGCGGGGTCTTGGTCATTCACGGGTCTTGAAGCGCCAGCTCTCGTTGCCGGTTTCGACGATGTCGCAGTGGTGGGTCAGGCGGTCGAGCAGCGCAGTGGTCATCTTTGCGTCGCCGAAGACCGAAGGCCATTCCCCGAAGTCGAGATTGGTCGTCACGATGATCGGGGTGCGCTCGTAGAGGCAGCTGATAAGATGGAACAGCAGCTGGCCGCCGGTCTGCGCGAAGGGGAGATAGCCGAGCTCATCGAGGATCAGGAAGTCGAGGCGGCAGAGCAGGTCTTCCGTGCGCCCTTGTCGGTCGGCACGGGCTTCGGCATCGAGCTTGTTCATGAGGTCCACGACATTGAAGAAGCGCCCCCGTTTGCCGCGTCGGATGCAGGCTCGTGCGATGCTCACGGCAAGGTGGGATTTTCCGGTCCAGGTGCCACCAATTAGCACGACATTGCGCTGCTGTTCGTGGAACTCACCGGCGGCCAGATCGCGCACCAAGGCCTCGTTGACCGGCGTTTCCTCGAAGCTGAACTCGTCGACCTCTTTCGCCAGCGGCAGCTTGGCGATCGTCATCTGGTATTTGATTGAGCGCGCCTGCTTCTCGCTGATCTCGGCATTCAGCAGGAGGGGCAAGGGCCTACGCCACACCGTCGCCACGACCCTGCGCGAAGCAGGCATGGAGGAACGGCAGATTGCGGATCTGCTGGGCCAGAAGACCCCTGCGATGGCACGACACTATTCCCGCTCTGCCAACCTTGCGGAGCGCAACCGGCTAACGCTCGAAGTCCTCGAAAAGGAGAACGAACGGCGATCAGAAACTGTCAAACCCCTCAAGAAAAGCGTCAAACCCTAGGAGGCTTTCCCGACATGAAAACAGAAAAAGCCAATCATAACAAGAGTTTTAATGGTGCCCGGGGGCGGAATCGAACCACCGACACGAGGATTTTCAATCCACTGCTCTACCCCTGAGCTACCCGGGCATGGGTGAAGCGCGCGGCTTCGGATGGCAGGTGTTTAGGCGACAGGCGGGGGGCTGTCCAGAGGGTCCGACAGGATTTCGGGGTATTTTTTCGCGACCTCCGGCCGACCGCTGTCAATGCCGCCAGGACGGCGAGGGCGGGGGAGCGTCATCGGGCTCGGTGGACTCGATAGGCTCGGCGGGATCGCCGGGAAGGGCATAGCCACCGGTCAGCCAGCGCCCCAGATCGACATCGGCACAGCGGCGCGAGCAGAACGGACGGTAGGCCGGGTCGGTGGGCTTCTTGCAGACGGGGCAGGTCATCTTGGCAGCGTCTCGCTCAGAGGCAGGCGTTCGCGCTTGCGGGTCAGTTCGGCATGGCCGAGCGGCGTCCAGCCGACGAAAGTGGTCTCGACCGCATCGGCGCGGAAAGCGGCCTTCATCACCTGTTCCAGCGCCACCCGGTCCTTCTTGGGCATCGGCGCGAAATCGACCACCACCTGGCCGGCAAGGCCGCGCAGGCGCAGGAGGCGCGGCAAGGCACGGGCAGCGGCGATATTGGCCTTGAGCCCGGCCGCGGGCGAGCTGTCGGAACCGGTATTCACATCGACCGCGGTCAGCGCGCGGGTGGGCTCGACATGGACGCTGCCGCCGCCCGGCAGGGCTTCGGAGCCGGAAAGCGCGTCGATCGCCTCGAGAACTCCGCGCGCGGCGAAACATCCGGCGCTGTCATCCAGCTCATCCGGGCCGGGCCAGTCGCGCCAGGCCAGCGCATGGGCATCGGGACCGTCGAGAAAAAGCTCGGGCGCCCCATCGGCGGGTTCGGCAAGGATCGCGGTGGCCAGCGCCAGCTGCGCTGCGATATCCTCGGCGACGGCCTCGGGATCGGCGATCTCGGCGGCCGAGCGCAGGATCGCGCCAAGCCCTTCGGGCGCAGTCGCCATGCCGTCATGCAGCAGTTCCAGCAGCCGGTCGCGGGCCTCCTCGTCGCGGATCGCGCGCGAGACATTCAGACCCGGCGCCTCGGGGGTGAGGATCGCATAGCGGCTCTTGAACAGGAAACGCGGCGTGACCGGCACCGCCTTGCCCTCTTCGGCAAAGCCCGTGACCTGCACCAGCAGGCCCTGGCCCGGACGCAGCCCGCGGGCCTGTTTCAGGAAGGCACGACCTTCGGGCAGCCGCAGGAAGACCCCGCCCTGGCCCTTCATCTGGCGATCGACCACGCCGCGCAGGATCGCGCCCGGCACCGGGCGCCCGTCCGGCGGATCGATCAGCAGGTCTTCGAGCCGACCGTCCTCAAGCAAGGCTGCGGCTTTCCGGCCGCCGATCTCGTCAAGCAGGATGCTGCGTCCGTTCATATGCGCTCCGCGTCCAGAGGATATCCAGCCGCGCGCAGAAGCGTCGCGGTTTCGGCCAGCGGCAGGCCGACGACGGCAGAAAACGACCCGCCGATCCAGGGCACGAAGGCCCCGGCGCGCCCCTGGATGCCATAGCCGCCCGCCTTGCCCTGCCATTCGCCCGAAGCGAGATAGGCGTTGATCTCGGCATCGTTCAGTTGCTTCATGCGGACCTGGGTCACGACGTCGCGCTCCCAGATCCGCTCGCCCAGACGCAGCGCAACGGCCGTCACCACACGGTGCCGCCGGCCCGACATCGCATAGAGAAAGGCCGCCGCCTCGCCCGCATCGGCGGGCTTGCCGAGAATGCGCCGCCCCAGCGCCACGGTGGTATCGGCACACAGCACCAACTCGTCGGGGCCGGCCGCGACGGCGCGGGCCTTCTCGGCCGCCAGCCGGATGCAATAGGGGCGGGGAAGCTCACCCCGATGGGGCGTTTCGTCGATATCGGCTGGACGCACGTCATCGGGGAGAACCCCGATCTGCGCCAGAAGCTGTTTCCGGCGCGGGCTCTGAGAGCCTAGGATCAGCCTCAAGGCTTACTTGAAGCGGTAATTGATCCGACCCTTGGTCAGATCGTAAGGGGTCATTTCAACCTGAACCCGGTCGCCGGCCAGAACGCGGATGCGGTTCTTGCGCATCTTTCCTGCCGTATGCGCGATGATCTCATGGCCGTTTTCCAGCTCGACCCGAAACGTCGCATTCGGCAGGAGTTCCTTCACGACGCCGGGAAATTCGAGCATTTCTTCCTTGGCCATGGTCACTCCAAAAAGGGGCAAGCCCGGAAGGGTTCCGGGCGCGCATGTACATGCGCCCGATCACGCAATAATTCAAGTCGTAAATGCGTGAAACGGCACCCGGGCCACCGGGGCGCTGCGAAGGCTCTGTTCAGGCCAGTGGGCGCGGTTCAGGACCTGACCTGCGGCGCGGACCCGGGCGATGGCCGCACGGTCGATTTCGGCATAGACCCAACCAGGTGCGTTCAACGCGCCTTCGGCCAGAATACCGGTCGGCGGAAAGCCCGCATCGGGCGGGCCATAGATGGCGGCGGCGCCGATATTGACGTCGACCGCCGGGCACCAGGGTGCCGCGCCGACGGTCGGCGACTGGACCACGACGCATTGCCCTTCCAGCGCCCGGGCCATGGCTCCGACCCTGACCCGCCAGTAGCCCGCCAGCGTGTCGGTACAGGAAGGCACAAGCAGGATCTCGGCCCCGGCCTCGATCAGAGCCCGGGCCAGAAGCGGGAACTGGCAGTCATAGCAGATCAGCACGCCGATCCGGCCGAGCGCGGTGTCGAACAGCGCAAGCCCCCCACCCGGATGCACGTCCCACTCCTCGCGCTCGAAACGGGTCATGATCTGCTTGTCCTGATGCGCGACCTCGCCCTGCGGCCCGAACAGCCGTGCCCGGTTGACCGGACGCGCACCCTGCCAGACCGGGGCGCTGGCGCCGAGGATATGGACGCCATGATCGCGCGCCAGCCGGGCGTGAAGGGCCGAGGCCTGCCCGATCCGGGCCGAGACCGCGACCAGCGAGGCCTCGAGACCGGCCGCGGCAGCCGCACCGTCGAGCATGGCCAGTTCCATCGCGCCATATTCGGGAAAGACCAGCAGATCGGCGCCCTGGCCGGCAGCCTCGGCAACCCAGGCAGTCAGCTTGGCCTCGTAGCCCGACCAGTCGTCGAACCGGTCGATGGGATAGGCGGCGGCGGCGATCTTCATGACGTCCGGCGTCATAGCTCTCGGATCCAGAATTGCAGCCGGTGCCGGGTCGGGGCGGTGTCGTCGAGATCCTTCCAGTCGAATTCGGCGACGATGCCGGGCAGGGGCGCATAGCCGCGCCTGCGCCAGAACCCGTCAAGCGGCCGGAAGCCTTCGGGACGGCGCGGATGGTCCTCGGGACGGATCACCGAACAGAAGGCGCTGTAGCGGCGACCAAGGGCCCGGCCCTGCGCCTCGCGCGCCTCGAAGAAGGCATGACCCGCGCCCTGGCCACGCCAGTCAGGCAAGAGCACGCTTTCGGCGCAGTAGAAGATGTCGGACAGATCGAACCCGCTGCCCGCGAAGGCACTGGCAAAGCCCTCGGCATGATCCTCCATCGGCGTGCCGGTGGCCGCGCCGACCAGCCGGTCCCCGGCACAGGTCCCGGCGAAGGCACCGACAAGGATCGCACGCGGATTGTCGCGATAGCTGGCCATGTAGCGCCGCTCGTAATCGAGATCGCCGTCATAGAGATAGGGCCAGTCGCGGAAGACCGCGATGCGAAGCCGCGCGAGATCGTCCAGGGCAGCCTCGATCGCGGCGCCGGTCAGGGTCCGGATATCGAGGCTCATCGCACTAGCCCCGCTTCGTCGACGAGGTTGTCGCAGAAGGCAATGCGGCCCTGCCTCGGGGAGAGGAAGACCCCGGCGGACAGCCGGTCGCGCTGGCCCCGGGCCGCGAGCAGGCCCGCATCGGGTTCCGGATATGTGCAGTGCACGACGAATTCGGCTACGGCACGGCCCTCCCAGTCGCCGGGGCAGATCACCGGCCCGGTCAGGCGCTCGCGATGGCAGCGCGACCTGCGGGCACCGGCCCCGGCGAACGGCGCCCCGCGGACCCGGCCCTCGGACCCATGAGGGCCGACATCCTCTGTCGCGCCCGCGTTGAAGGCCGGAAAACAGCGGCTCATGGCGCATTTCCTGTGCGCGGGGGGCCGAAACGGCCGGTCAGCCGGTCCACGATCTGGTCGCGGGTCTGGCGATAGGCGGCAAGCTTGTCGGGCCGGGTCTCTCCCAGCCCGGTCGGGTCGAGCACCGGCCAGTATTCGACCTCGAGATGGTAATAGCGCGTCAGCTCCTGCGCCCGGCGCAGGCTGGCGGGGCTGAGCGCGATGATCAGGTCGAAGCCCGACAGGTCGTCGCCCCAGTCCTCCATCTCGTCGAAGGAGCGCACCCGGTGGCGGTCGAGCTTCACCCCCATCTCGTCACAGACGCTGACGGTGAAGCCATCGATCTCGCGGTCGTTATGAACGCCGACCGACTGCACATAGGCGCGCTGGCCGTAGAACTTCTTCATCAGTCCCTCGGCCATCGGCGAGCGGACGGAATTGTGGTCGCAACAGAAAAGTACCGAGGAGGGCAGCTGCCCGGTCACCTCATCCCCCGTGATGCAGGACGCAGATCAGGGTGAAAAGTCGTCTTGCCGTGTCGATATCGAGATCCGCCTTGCCCTCGAGCCGTTCCTGCAGCAGCCGGGCCCCCTCGTTATGGATGCCGCGACGGGCCATGTCGATGGCCTCGATCTGGCTGGGCGGCAGGCGCTTGACCGCGTCGAAATAGCTTTCGCAGATCTGCCAGTAATCCTTCACCGCCTGCCGGAACGGCGACAGCGACAGATGGAATTCGGCCGCCGGGTCGCTGGCCTCGGTCCGGACATCGAAGACCAGCCGCTTTTCCCGGATCGACAGCGTCAGCCGGAACGGGCCCGCCGGGGCCGGCCGGTCCTCGCGCCCGGGCAGGGCGAAGGAATTGTCCTCCATCAGGTCGAACAGCGCCACCTTCCGTTCCTGCTCGATCTCGGGCGTCGGCGGCGGCAGGTTCGAATCGTCGAGTTCCACATGGCAGAGGCGGGCCGTCATCATGGTGCATCCTCGTTCAGACGGTCGAGCCGGACGCGGATGGACAGGCCATGCGCCTCGAGGCTTTCCGAGATTGCCAGCCGCTCGGCCGCGGGGCCGATGGCCTTCAGCGCCTGCGGCGTCATCCTGGCCAGTGTCGTCCGCTTGATGAAATCATGCACGCCCAGACCCGACGAGAACCGGGCCGAACGCGCGGTCGGCAGGACATGGTTCGGTCCGCCGATATAATCGCCGATGGCCTCGGGCGTCCACTGCCCGAGGAAGATCGCGCCGGCATGGGTGATCTTCCTCGACAGCGCCTCGGGATCGGCGACGCAAAGTTCCAGATGCTCGGGCGCGACCCGGTTCGAGAGCGCGGCCGCCTCGTCGAGATCGCGCACCACGATCACGGCACCGAAGTCGCGCCAGCTCGCCCCCGCGATGGCGCGCCGCTCGATCGTCTCGAGCCGCCGCTCGACCGCCGCCGCCACAGCGCGGGCGAATTCGGCATCGTCGGTCAAAAGTAGCGATTGCGCGCTTTCGTCATGCTCGGCCTGCGACAGCAGGTCGATGGCGACCCAGTCGGGGTCGTTGTCGCGGTCGGCGATGACCAGGATCTCGGACGGGCCCGCGATCATGTCGATGCCGACCTTGCCGAAGACCCGGCGCTTGGCCGCCGCCACATAGGCATTGCCGGGTCCGGTGATCTTGTCGACCGGGGCGATGGTCTCGGTGCCATGGGCCATGGCCGCGATCGCCTGCGCGCCACCGATCCGGTAGACCTTCTCGACCCCGGCCAGCCGCGCCGCCATCAGCACCAGCGGATTGGCCTTGCCGTCCGGGGTGGGGGCACAGATCACCAGCCGCTCGACCCCCGCCACCTGGGCCGGGATCGCGTTCATCAGGACCGAGGACGGGTAGGAGGCCAGCCCGCCCGGCACGTAAAGCCCCGCCGCCGAGACCGGGGTCCAGCGCCAGCCCAGCGTCGCCCCCTCGGGATCGGTCCATTGCGCGCCCTCGGGCATCTGGCGGACGTGGTAGGCACGGATCCGTTCGGCCGCGAGCTCCAGCGCCGCGCGTTCCTCGCGGCTGACGGCGGCGCAGGCGGCGTCGATCTCGTCGGAGGTGAAGGCCAGCGTCTCGGGGGTCAGCTCCAGCCGGTCGAATTTCGCGGTCAGCTCGATCACCGCCGCATCGCCACGCGCCTTCACGTCGGCGATGATGGCCGCGACGGCGTCGTCCACATCGGGGCTGTCCTCGCGCTTGGCGCCGAGAAGAGCCGAGAATTGCGCCTCGAAATCGGCGGATGTGGTGTCCAGGAATACCGGCATTGGGGTCCTCGCAAGCTTCACAATGCTGCATAGCCGCATTTTGACGGCGGGTGAACCTCCCCGAACATAAGGGCGCGGGACTGTGTCAGCTGTGGCGCGGTGCCTTGCCCGAGGGCGCGACATAGGGACGGGTCACGTCGGTCAGCGTCACTTCGAGACATTCGACATCGAGCGCGACCGCGCCGTCGCCCGCCAGCGTCAGAACGACCCGGCCGGTGCCATCCGCGCCCGGCTCGAAGCCGACCGACAGCAGCGACAGCACCAGATCGGGATCGGCACGGTCG is part of the Rhodovulum sp. MB263 genome and encodes:
- a CDS encoding UPF0262 family protein; amino-acid sequence: MTARLCHVELDDSNLPPPTPEIEQERKVALFDLMEDNSFALPGREDRPAPAGPFRLTLSIREKRLVFDVRTEASDPAAEFHLSLSPFRQAVKDYWQICESYFDAVKRLPPSQIEAIDMARRGIHNEGARLLQERLEGKADLDIDTARRLFTLICVLHHGG
- the infA gene encoding translation initiation factor IF-1, whose translation is MAKEEMLEFPGVVKELLPNATFRVELENGHEIIAHTAGKMRKNRIRVLAGDRVQVEMTPYDLTKGRINYRFK
- a CDS encoding ribonuclease E/G, with product MNGRSILLDEIGGRKAAALLEDGRLEDLLIDPPDGRPVPGAILRGVVDRQMKGQGGVFLRLPEGRAFLKQARGLRPGQGLLVQVTGFAEEGKAVPVTPRFLFKSRYAILTPEAPGLNVSRAIRDEEARDRLLELLHDGMATAPEGLGAILRSAAEIADPEAVAEDIAAQLALATAILAEPADGAPELFLDGPDAHALAWRDWPGPDELDDSAGCFAARGVLEAIDALSGSEALPGGGSVHVEPTRALTAVDVNTGSDSSPAAGLKANIAAARALPRLLRLRGLAGQVVVDFAPMPKKDRVALEQVMKAAFRADAVETTFVGWTPLGHAELTRKRERLPLSETLPR
- a CDS encoding carbon-nitrogen hydrolase family protein — its product is MKIAAAAYPIDRFDDWSGYEAKLTAWVAEAAGQGADLLVFPEYGAMELAMLDGAAAAAGLEASLVAVSARIGQASALHARLARDHGVHILGASAPVWQGARPVNRARLFGPQGEVAHQDKQIMTRFEREEWDVHPGGGLALFDTALGRIGVLICYDCQFPLLARALIEAGAEILLVPSCTDTLAGYWRVRVGAMARALEGQCVVVQSPTVGAAPWCPAVDVNIGAAAIYGPPDAGFPPTGILAEGALNAPGWVYAEIDRAAIARVRAAGQVLNRAHWPEQSLRSAPVARVPFHAFTT
- a CDS encoding site-specific integrase translates to MAIVIWYLIERACFSLISAFSRRGKGLRHTVATTLREAGMEERQIADLLGQKTPAMARHYSRSANLAERNRLTLEVLEKENERRSETVKPLKKSVKP
- a CDS encoding nucleoside triphosphate pyrophosphatase, with product MRLILGSQSPRRKQLLAQIGVLPDDVRPADIDETPHRGELPRPYCIRLAAEKARAVAAGPDELVLCADTTVALGRRILGKPADAGEAAAFLYAMSGRRHRVVTAVALRLGERIWERDVVTQVRMKQLNDAEINAYLASGEWQGKAGGYGIQGRAGAFVPWIGGSFSAVVGLPLAETATLLRAAGYPLDAERI
- the hisD gene encoding histidinol dehydrogenase, which codes for MPVFLDTTSADFEAQFSALLGAKREDSPDVDDAVAAIIADVKARGDAAVIELTAKFDRLELTPETLAFTSDEIDAACAAVSREERAALELAAERIRAYHVRQMPEGAQWTDPEGATLGWRWTPVSAAGLYVPGGLASYPSSVLMNAIPAQVAGVERLVICAPTPDGKANPLVLMAARLAGVEKVYRIGGAQAIAAMAHGTETIAPVDKITGPGNAYVAAAKRRVFGKVGIDMIAGPSEILVIADRDNDPDWVAIDLLSQAEHDESAQSLLLTDDAEFARAVAAAVERRLETIERRAIAGASWRDFGAVIVVRDLDEAAALSNRVAPEHLELCVADPEALSRKITHAGAIFLGQWTPEAIGDYIGGPNHVLPTARSARFSSGLGVHDFIKRTTLARMTPQALKAIGPAAERLAISESLEAHGLSIRVRLDRLNEDAP
- a CDS encoding low molecular weight phosphatase family protein produces the protein MTGQLPSSVLFCCDHNSVRSPMAEGLMKKFYGQRAYVQSVGVHNDREIDGFTVSVCDEMGVKLDRHRVRSFDEMEDWGDDLSGFDLIIALSPASLRRAQELTRYYHLEVEYWPVLDPTGLGETRPDKLAAYRQTRDQIVDRLTGRFGPPRTGNAP
- a CDS encoding DNA gyrase inhibitor YacG, translated to MTCPVCKKPTDPAYRPFCSRRCADVDLGRWLTGGYALPGDPAEPIESTEPDDAPPPSPSWRH
- a CDS encoding GNAT family N-acetyltransferase → MSLDIRTLTGAAIEAALDDLARLRIAVFRDWPYLYDGDLDYERRYMASYRDNPRAILVGAFAGTCAGDRLVGAATGTPMEDHAEGFASAFAGSGFDLSDIFYCAESVLLPDWRGQGAGHAFFEAREAQGRALGRRYSAFCSVIRPEDHPRRPEGFRPLDGFWRRRGYAPLPGIVAEFDWKDLDDTAPTRHRLQFWIREL